In Aspergillus flavus chromosome 3, complete sequence, one genomic interval encodes:
- a CDS encoding integral membrane protein PTH11-like protein: protein MVTVTDIFGPQPPGIDLNDNQTPQINATVIALYIVAVIAVILRFVTRIKVQRISLGLDDWLIAASLVPLTTLLVATILAGYCGLGKHVWRGTLDDVVNMRKILFAYIFIYLVLLPSIKVSIILLYRRIFGMNWMMWLCLALSIGHGACCMVAFLCSCRPLSYFYTQFADPSGGKCIINLYAFYLGNAATNVFTDVITLLVPIPIISRLQIRPMQKVLISGIFLLGGFVSVGSMVRIYYLTLLATNPDINWVMGDVYLWSTIEPCIGIVCACLPTLNALLRRTTKLVLGSNAERLFGSFSLSASRRKRRDKSQSKSRSFQQLDGNEATPNAQLRPEDEIVLTTVSAHSEPNSYRRDTDSVVLMDDSARMAITVKHDFDWSEDHP, encoded by the exons ATGGTGACGGTCACAGATATCTTCGGGCCGCAACCGCCTGGTATCGACCTAAACGACAACCAGACTCCCCAGATAAATGCAACCGTTATTGCCCTATATATCGTCGCTGTTATCGCTGTGATACTTCGATTTGTTACGCGGATCAAAGTTCAAAGGATCAGCTTAGGGCTTGACGATTGGTTGATTGCAGCGTCTCTT GTACCGTTGACTACACTTCTAGTTGCAACTATACTGG CGGGATACTGCGGTCTCGGAAAGCATGTGTGGAGAGGAACGCTTGACGATGTAGTGAACATGCGAAAG ATTCTATTCGCTTATATCTTCATCTATCTAGTTCTACTTCCCTCTATTAAAGTCTCGATCATCCTCCTCTATCGCCGGATATTTGGAATGAACTGGATGATGTGGCTCTGTTTGGCCCTCAGTATCGGCCATGGCGCTTGCTGCATGGTTGCCTTCTTATGCTCCTGTCGGCCACTGTCATACTTCTATACGCAGTTTGCTGATCCGTCGGGAGGAAAGTGCATCATCAACCTGTATGCATTCTACCTTGGCAACGCGGCAACAAATGTCTTCACCGATGTTATCACGCTACTTGTTCCGATCCCGATCATCTCCAGACTCCAAATACGCCCGATGCAGAAGGTACTGATATCCGGTATCTTCCTCTTAGGTGGGTT CGTCTCCGTGGGAAGTATGGTTCGTATTTACTACTTGACCTTACTTGCGACGAACCCCGACATCAACTGGGTGATGGGTGACGTATACCTATGGTCTACCATTGAGCCCTGCATCGGCATTGTTTGTGCATGTCTACCCACGCTGAACGCACTGCTTCGAAGAACCACGAAGCTCGTTCTCGGATCCAACGCCGAGCGACTATTCGGTAGCTTCTCGCTATCGGCTTCTAGGAGGAAACGGCGTGATAAGTCGCAGAGCAAAAGTCGTTCGTTTCAACAGTTAGACGGGAATGAAGCCACTCCGAATGCCCAATTGCGACCGGAGGATGAGATAGTGCTGACGACCGTTTCGGCTCATAGTGAGCCTAATTCGTATAGGAGGGATACGGATAGCGTTGTGCTTATGGATGACTCTGCTCGTATGGCTATTACAGTAAAACACGATTTTGATTGGAGTGAGGATCATCCTTGA